Proteins encoded in a region of the Sporohalobacter salinus genome:
- a CDS encoding PTS sugar transporter subunit IIA → MRKIFVASHGKFAEGIVNTLSMFTSTKNVEKLCVYTDSIKTIDDFEAIIDNIIETNPKNEIVFFTDIMGGSISNTIAKKLPENKNVHLVSGINIAAILNFLLNSKHEENTKNIISDSINGGKENMKYINQSLK, encoded by the coding sequence ATGAGAAAAATATTTGTTGCATCACATGGTAAGTTTGCTGAAGGAATTGTAAATACATTAAGTATGTTTACATCAACTAAAAATGTAGAAAAATTATGTGTTTATACAGATTCAATAAAAACTATTGATGATTTTGAAGCTATAATAGATAACATAATAGAAACTAATCCTAAAAATGAAATTGTATTCTTCACAGATATTATGGGCGGAAGTATAAGTAATACTATTGCTAAGAAATTACCAGAAAATAAAAATGTTCATTTAGTTTCAGGAATAAATATAGCAGCAATATTAAATTTCTTACTAAATAGTAAACACGAAGAAAATACCAAAAACATAATATCTGATTCTATTAATGGTGGAAAAGAAAATATGAAGTATATAAATCAATCATTAAAATAA